GCTACTACGACGCCGCCACCACTGAATACTACTACGTCAACCTGATCCGCACCCGCACCGACGGGGTGGAGCTGGAGGGGCGGGCGGCTCTGGGGCACGGCTTCGACCTGACGGCGGCCTATGCCTGGACCGACGCCGAGAATGCGGTGACCAAGGCGCCGATCCTGCGCGTCGCCGAACACTCGGGCTCGGCGACCCTGGGCTGGACGGGCCAGCGTCTGTCGGGCGCCGTGACGGTGCGCGCGGAGGGCGAGATGCCGGATTCGGGCGGAATGCGTGACGGCTTCGTCATCACCAACCTGAACGGCGCCTATGCGCTGACGGACAATGTCACCCTGACGGCGCGCGTCGAGAACCTGTTCGACGAACACTATCAGCGTCTGCTGGGCTATGGCGAAGCCGGTCTGTCCGGCTATGTCGGGATCAGGCTGCGCTACTGATCCGGGCGCGGGCGTCGGCGGTGAAGGCCGCCGGCGCCTCCAGCGCCAGGGCCGACCAGTCCAGATCGGGGCAGGGGGCGTGGGCGGCGGCCAGGATGGCGCGCAGTTCGGCGGCCGAGGCGACGCTGGCCACCACCTTGTCCACGCCCTTCAGAGACAGGGCGTAACCCAGGGCGGCCTGCATGGGGTCGCAGCGCTGTTCGGCCAGACGTCGGCGGGTGCGCGACAGGGCCTGGGCATGGCGGGCCAGTTCGGGCGGCAGGTCCTCGCCGCCGGCGAACAGCAGGCCGTCGGCGAAGACGGACGACAGATGCACGGCCGCGCCCGTATCGGCGATGGCCTCCAGCACGCCGTCCTGGGCCGCGCGCTGATCCAGAAGGCTGCATGGCGTCTGGACCACATCGGCCTCCAGGCGGCGGGCCAGAAGGGCGGGACCATCCTCGATCGAGGCGCAGAAGCCGATGCGGCGGAACAGGCCGCGATCCTTCAGGCTGCGGGCGCGGTCCCACAGGGCGCGGCCCTCGACGCCGGCCAGATCGGCGGCGTTCGAGATCAGAAGCACGTCGCCGCGCGGCAGGCCCATACGCTCCAGCGAGCGGCGGGCGCGGGCCTCGACCCGGTCCAGACCTTCGCTCAGCGGCACGGTCCGCACGGTCACCTGGAAGGGCGAGGGGAAGGGCCAGGCCTGACCC
Above is a genomic segment from Candidatus Brevundimonas colombiensis containing:
- a CDS encoding aldo/keto reductase, encoding MSYSPATPSASSPIHRLALAVVTTPERAPGAFMTAPSGAREDAMRFLLQTGADAGVKLIATRPEGDGERLLGQAWPFPSPFQVTVRTVPLSEGLDRVEARARRSLERMGLPRGDVLLISNAADLAGVEGRALWDRARSLKDRGLFRRIGFCASIEDGPALLARRLEADVVQTPCSLLDQRAAQDGVLEAIADTGAAVHLSSVFADGLLFAGGEDLPPELARHAQALSRTRRRLAEQRCDPMQAALGYALSLKGVDKVVASVASAAELRAILAAAHAPCPDLDWSALALEAPAAFTADARARISSAA